The genomic interval CGTACATCTTTATCACGTCTGCTCCTGTGGGGCCTGGCCGCACCCCTGGAACCAGCCGCTTACGCCACATGGGCGCCTCCTCGTGGACGAAGGAGAGGGGAACGAACTCGGTGAACCCCCCGGTTTGGCGCTGGATGTCGCGGATGAGGGCGAGATGAGCGGCGCGATGCCGTTCATTTTCCACATGTCCGTACATGATGGTGGCAGTGGTGGGGATGCCTAGGCGATGGGCGGTGGTGATGACCTCCACCCATTGGGCCACGCTTATCCGCCCAGGGGAAATGAGGTGCCGCACCTCGTCATCCAGGATCTCGGCCGAGGTGCCGGGCAAGGATCCCACCCCTGCCTCCTTCAGGGCCTTTAGGTAGTCCTCGATGGAACAGCCAGCCCGCACCGCCCCGTACACCACCTCCTCAGGCGAGAAGCCGTGGATATGGATTTCCGGGACTTCTTTCTTGATGGCCTTGGTCAGCTCTACATAGTAATAGCCGTCCATCTTTGGGGGGAGGCCAGCCTGTATGCACACCTCCGTGGCCCCCAGCTCCCAAGCCTCCCGGGCCCGCCTCACCACCTCGTCTATGGGCAAGAAATAGCCCTCCTCCTCGCGATGGTCGCGAGAGAAGGCGCAGAAGCCACAGTGTTTGATGCACACGTTGGTGAAGTTGATGTTGCGGTTGATGACATAA from Dehalococcoidia bacterium carries:
- the cofH gene encoding 5-amino-6-(D-ribitylamino)uracil--L-tyrosine 4-hydroxyphenyl transferase CofH codes for the protein MTVETQGSWAKLQELRGLWDRFLAALDGQVARILEKALAGEDISVDEGERLFRAQGLELHALVMVADELRRRRVGDVVTYVINRNINFTNVCIKHCGFCAFSRDHREEEGYFLPIDEVVRRAREAWELGATEVCIQAGLPPKMDGYYYVELTKAIKKEVPEIHIHGFSPEEVVYGAVRAGCSIEDYLKALKEAGVGSLPGTSAEILDDEVRHLISPGRISVAQWVEVITTAHRLGIPTTATIMYGHVENERHRAAHLALIRDIQRQTGGFTEFVPLSFVHEEAPMWRKRLVPGVRPGPTGADVIKMYAVSRIMLNNWIPNLQVSWVKEGPRFAQYCLNAGGNDFMGTLINESISTAAGAPHGQRLRPREMRRLIRDIGRIPAERTTTYEIRRIFPPHEDDHYDPLDLVEDDARFGSYHQLIRLREYRFRDLREQVQRPSQPPISL